The Streptomyces tendae genome has a window encoding:
- the paaN gene encoding phenylacetic acid degradation protein PaaN: protein MAAELTAHELIARHRPTLDQALEAIRTRAYWSPHPEHPKAYGENGSLDMAAGKAAFDALLGTRLDLGQPGTDGWVDGETSPYGVELGVSYPHADLDTLLPAMKAGMRAWRDAGAEARAVVCLEILKRISDRTMEFAQAVMHTSGQAFMMAFQAGGPHAQDRGMEAVAYAYVEQVRTPDTAEWTKPQGKRDPLALTKTFVPVPRGIGLVIGCNTFPTWNGYPGLFASLATGNAVLVKPHPRAVLPLALTVQVARQVLAEAGFDANLVALAAERPGEGIAKTLATRPEIRIIDYTGSTEFGDWLEANARQAQVYTEKAGVNTVLVESTDDYKGMLSNLAFSLSLYSGQMCTTPQNLLVPRDGITTNQGPKSFDEVAADLAKAVDGLLGDDTRANALLGAIVNPDVKARLEAAAGLGEVALASREISNPEFPGAVVRTPVIVKLDGAKPDAEAAYMSECFGPVSFVVAVDSAADATELLRRTIQEKGAMTVGAYTTSPEVEEAVQEVCLEEAAQLSLNLTGGVYVNQTAAFSDFHGSGGNAAANAALCDGAFVSNRFRVIEVRREA from the coding sequence ATGGCCGCCGAACTCACCGCGCACGAGCTGATCGCCCGCCACCGTCCGACCCTGGACCAGGCTCTGGAAGCGATCCGTACGCGCGCGTACTGGTCCCCGCACCCCGAGCACCCCAAGGCCTACGGGGAGAACGGCAGCCTGGACATGGCGGCGGGCAAGGCCGCCTTCGACGCCCTGCTCGGCACCCGCCTCGACCTCGGCCAGCCCGGCACGGACGGCTGGGTGGACGGCGAGACGTCCCCCTACGGCGTCGAGCTGGGCGTGAGCTACCCGCACGCGGACCTCGACACCCTGCTGCCCGCCATGAAGGCCGGGATGCGCGCCTGGCGCGACGCGGGCGCGGAGGCCCGCGCGGTGGTCTGCCTGGAGATCCTCAAGCGGATCAGCGACCGGACGATGGAGTTCGCCCAGGCGGTCATGCACACCTCCGGCCAGGCGTTCATGATGGCGTTCCAGGCCGGCGGCCCGCACGCGCAGGACCGCGGCATGGAGGCGGTGGCCTACGCGTACGTGGAGCAGGTCCGCACGCCCGACACCGCGGAGTGGACCAAGCCGCAGGGCAAGCGCGACCCGCTCGCCCTCACCAAGACGTTCGTCCCGGTCCCGCGCGGCATCGGCCTGGTCATCGGCTGCAACACCTTCCCGACGTGGAACGGCTACCCGGGCCTGTTCGCCTCCCTGGCCACCGGCAACGCGGTCCTGGTCAAGCCGCACCCCCGCGCGGTGCTGCCGCTCGCGCTCACCGTCCAGGTCGCCCGCCAGGTCCTCGCCGAGGCCGGCTTCGACGCGAACCTGGTGGCGCTGGCCGCCGAGCGGCCCGGCGAGGGCATCGCCAAGACGCTGGCCACCCGCCCGGAGATCCGGATCATCGACTACACCGGCTCCACCGAGTTCGGCGACTGGCTGGAGGCCAACGCGCGCCAGGCGCAGGTGTACACGGAGAAGGCCGGCGTCAACACGGTGCTCGTGGAGTCGACGGACGACTACAAGGGGATGCTGTCCAACCTGGCGTTCTCCCTGTCGCTCTACAGCGGCCAGATGTGCACCACCCCGCAGAACCTGCTGGTCCCCCGCGACGGCATCACCACCAACCAGGGCCCCAAGTCCTTCGACGAGGTCGCCGCCGACCTGGCGAAGGCGGTCGACGGCCTGCTCGGCGACGACACCCGCGCCAACGCCCTGCTGGGCGCCATCGTCAACCCGGACGTCAAGGCACGCCTGGAGGCGGCCGCCGGTCTCGGCGAGGTCGCCCTCGCCTCCCGCGAGATCAGCAACCCGGAGTTCCCCGGCGCGGTGGTCCGCACCCCGGTGATCGTGAAGCTGGACGGCGCCAAGCCGGACGCCGAGGCCGCCTACATGAGCGAGTGCTTCGGCCCGGTCTCCTTCGTCGTCGCCGTCGACTCGGCCGCCGACGCCACGGAGCTGCTGCGCCGCACCATCCAGGAGAAGGGCGCGATGACGGTCGGCGCCTACACCACCTCCCCCGAGGTCGAGGAGGCCGTCCAGGAGGTCTGCCTGGAAGAGGCCGCCCAGCTCTCCCTCAACCTCACCGGCGGGGTCTACGTCAACCAGACCGCGGCGTTCTCCGACTTCCACGGCTCCGGCGGCAACGCGGCGGCCAACGCCGCCCTGTGCGACGGTGCCTTCGTGTCCAACCGCTTCCGGGTGATCGAGGTACGCCGGGAGGCGTGA
- a CDS encoding 2Fe-2S iron-sulfur cluster-binding protein codes for MARFHRLQVAAVDRLTDDSVALTLTVPPQLREEFRYVPGQHLALRRTADGQEIRRTYSICSPAPDGEAPGTLRVGVRLVEGGAFSTYALKEIDLGDELEVMTPAGRFTLPPAPGLYAAVVGGSGITPVLSIVSTLLAREPRARFCLIRSDRTTASTMFLEEVADLKDRYPDRFQLVTALSREEQQAGLPSGRLDQERLAGLLPALLPVDQVDGWFLCGPYGLVEGAERALRGLGVARSRIHQEIFHVDSGATAPATATAPAHSTVTARLDGRGGTWPVQTGESLLDTVLRNRPDAPYACKGGVCGTCRAFLVSGEVRMDRNFALESEETEAGYVLACQSHPVTEQVELDFDR; via the coding sequence ATGGCCCGCTTCCACCGGCTCCAGGTGGCCGCGGTCGACCGGCTCACCGACGACTCCGTCGCCCTCACCCTCACCGTCCCCCCGCAGCTGCGCGAGGAGTTCCGGTACGTCCCCGGGCAGCATCTCGCGCTGCGGCGCACCGCCGACGGCCAGGAGATCCGCCGCACCTACTCGATCTGCTCCCCCGCCCCCGACGGCGAGGCGCCGGGCACCCTGCGGGTCGGGGTGCGGCTCGTGGAGGGCGGCGCCTTCTCCACGTACGCGCTGAAGGAGATCGACCTCGGCGACGAGCTGGAGGTCATGACCCCGGCCGGCCGTTTCACGCTCCCCCCGGCCCCCGGCCTGTACGCGGCCGTTGTCGGCGGCAGCGGGATCACCCCGGTGCTGTCGATCGTCTCGACCCTGCTGGCCCGTGAGCCCCGCGCCCGGTTCTGCCTCATACGCAGCGACCGGACGACCGCCTCGACGATGTTCCTGGAGGAGGTCGCGGACCTGAAGGACCGCTATCCCGACCGGTTCCAGCTGGTGACGGCCCTCTCCAGGGAAGAGCAGCAGGCGGGGCTGCCGTCCGGGCGGCTGGACCAGGAGCGGCTGGCCGGGCTGCTCCCGGCGCTGCTCCCCGTGGACCAGGTGGACGGCTGGTTCCTGTGCGGGCCGTACGGGCTGGTCGAAGGGGCCGAGCGGGCGCTGCGCGGGCTGGGCGTCGCCCGCTCCCGCATCCACCAGGAGATCTTCCACGTGGACTCCGGGGCGACGGCCCCCGCCACGGCGACGGCCCCCGCGCACAGCACGGTCACGGCACGGCTCGACGGACGCGGGGGCACCTGGCCCGTGCAGACCGGCGAGTCCCTGCTGGACACGGTGCTGCGCAACCGGCCCGACGCGCCCTACGCCTGCAAGGGCGGCGTGTGCGGCACCTGCCGGGCCTTCCTGGTCTCCGGCGAGGTGCGCATGGACCGCAACTTCGCCCTGGAGTCGGAGGAGACGGAGGCGGGATACGTCCTGGCCTGCCAGTCGCATCCGGTGACGGAACAGGTGGAGCTGGACTTCGACCGCTAG
- a CDS encoding DUF5819 family protein: protein MNAYDKGSDARHGPARPAVPGPRAPLPGPPPPSDAPGPAASDVPTPDAPESDAAPGLTSPAPETPGADVSPALASDASEAPASDVPEPHKAPGPGLPAPGSEGPDSGTSDAAPETPEPSAVPPDSRETPSRTPSGLQNPAPPGAEEAWGGPLAEARTGVAALSLRYQIGAALALAVVAVAVCVHLGMTFLHVAPANTVSKKHSETIADWIYPEFEQNWKLFAPNPLQQNVSVQVRAEIRTPDGGSRTTGWYDLSAQDGRAIDGNLAPSHTQQNELRRAWDFFVATHDDDNRPVGMRGALSETYLRRIMAMRLDRADAAGPDGELARVQVRSRTTDVPPPSWSKEKVSGKPVYRVLPWWTLPEKEIRGGIG from the coding sequence ATGAACGCGTACGACAAGGGCTCGGACGCCCGGCACGGGCCGGCACGGCCCGCTGTGCCGGGTCCGCGCGCCCCGCTGCCCGGACCCCCACCGCCATCGGACGCGCCGGGCCCGGCCGCATCCGACGTGCCCACTCCGGACGCGCCGGAGTCGGACGCAGCGCCCGGCCTCACGTCTCCCGCGCCGGAGACTCCCGGGGCCGACGTGTCACCGGCGCTCGCGTCGGACGCATCCGAGGCGCCCGCGTCCGACGTACCGGAGCCCCACAAGGCGCCCGGCCCCGGGCTGCCCGCTCCGGGCTCCGAGGGGCCGGACTCCGGCACCTCGGACGCCGCACCGGAAACACCCGAACCGTCCGCCGTGCCTCCCGACAGCAGGGAGACACCGAGCAGGACACCGAGCGGTCTCCAGAATCCAGCGCCCCCCGGCGCGGAGGAGGCTTGGGGCGGACCGCTCGCCGAAGCCCGTACCGGCGTGGCCGCCCTCTCCCTGCGCTATCAGATCGGTGCCGCGCTGGCCCTCGCGGTCGTCGCCGTCGCGGTCTGCGTGCACCTCGGCATGACGTTCCTGCACGTCGCCCCGGCGAACACGGTGAGCAAGAAGCACAGCGAGACCATCGCCGACTGGATCTACCCGGAGTTCGAGCAGAACTGGAAGCTGTTCGCGCCGAACCCGCTGCAGCAGAACGTGTCCGTGCAGGTGCGCGCCGAGATCCGCACGCCGGACGGCGGGAGCCGCACCACCGGCTGGTACGACCTGTCGGCCCAGGACGGCCGGGCCATCGACGGGAACCTCGCACCCAGCCACACGCAGCAGAACGAGCTGCGCCGCGCCTGGGACTTCTTCGTGGCCACCCACGACGACGACAACCGCCCGGTGGGCATGCGCGGAGCGCTCTCCGAGACGTATCTGCGCCGGATCATGGCCATGCGCCTCGACCGGGCGGACGCGGCCGGCCCGGACGGCGAACTGGCGAGGGTCCAGGTCCGCTCGCGTACCACCGACGTGCCGCCACCGTCCTGGAGCAAGGAGAAGGTGTCCGGCAAGCCCGTGTACCGCGTGCTCCCCTGGTGGACGCTGCCCGAGAAGGAGATCCGGGGAGGCATCGGGTGA
- a CDS encoding rhodanese-like domain-containing protein: protein MPTVQVGDLKDGDFLLDVREDDEWKAGHAEGALHIPISEFVARYGELTEDAPQDGRIHVICRSGGRSAQVTMYLAQQGIDAVNVDGGMQVWEAAGRPVVTDEGQPGHVL, encoded by the coding sequence GTGCCCACGGTCCAGGTCGGTGACCTCAAGGACGGCGACTTCCTGCTGGACGTCCGCGAGGACGACGAGTGGAAGGCCGGTCACGCCGAAGGCGCGCTGCACATCCCCATCAGCGAGTTCGTGGCCCGCTACGGCGAGCTGACCGAGGACGCCCCGCAGGACGGACGGATCCACGTGATCTGCCGCTCCGGCGGACGGTCGGCCCAGGTCACCATGTACCTGGCCCAGCAGGGCATCGACGCCGTGAACGTGGACGGCGGCATGCAGGTGTGGGAGGCCGCCGGCCGCCCCGTCGTCACGGACGAGGGTCAGCCGGGGCACGTGCTCTAG
- a CDS encoding DUF2252 domain-containing protein: MSDAGAGGAEVVAGTAGAGKADAGTAGAATVDAGQERRLPQVAGFGRWPAAGTPKQEGKALRERVPRSAHAAFGLDASRPDAVTAVEQSGHGRLPELTPLRVGRMAATPFAFLRGSAGLMAHDLARTPITRIGAQICGDAHAANFGLYGDARGRLVIDLNDFDETVHGPWEWDLKRLAASLVLAGREAGADEDTCRAAAHDAVGAYRRTMRLLAKLPALDAWNAIADEELVSHTDAHDLVGTLERVAEKARANTSGRFAAKSTERTEDGGRRFVDAPPVLRRIPDAEAAAVAASLEQYLGTLPSDRHPLLARHAVHDVAFRVVGTGSVGTRSYVVLLLDHRGEPLVLQVKEARPSALVPHLPTAGFDAPRAEHEGRRVVEGQKRMQVISDSLLGWTTVDGRPYQVRQFRNRKGSVDPAALAADQVDDYARMTGALLARAHSHSADPRLIAGYCGKNDELDEAVATFAVAYADRTEADHTDLVGAVRTGRIAAEMGV; encoded by the coding sequence GTGAGCGACGCCGGAGCCGGAGGAGCCGAAGTGGTCGCCGGGACGGCCGGAGCGGGGAAGGCGGACGCCGGGACGGCGGGGGCCGCGACTGTGGACGCCGGACAGGAGCGGCGGCTGCCGCAGGTGGCCGGATTCGGACGGTGGCCCGCCGCGGGCACGCCGAAACAGGAGGGCAAGGCACTGCGCGAGCGGGTGCCCCGCAGCGCCCACGCGGCCTTCGGCCTCGACGCCTCCCGCCCCGACGCCGTGACCGCCGTGGAGCAGTCCGGCCACGGCCGGCTGCCCGAGCTGACCCCGCTACGCGTCGGCCGGATGGCCGCCACGCCGTTCGCCTTCCTGCGCGGGTCGGCCGGCCTCATGGCCCACGACCTGGCCCGCACGCCCATCACCCGCATCGGCGCGCAGATCTGCGGCGACGCCCACGCGGCGAACTTCGGCCTCTACGGCGACGCCCGGGGCCGCCTGGTCATCGATCTGAACGACTTCGACGAGACCGTGCACGGCCCCTGGGAGTGGGACCTCAAGCGGCTCGCGGCCTCGCTGGTGCTCGCCGGGCGGGAGGCCGGCGCGGACGAGGACACCTGCCGTGCCGCCGCCCATGACGCGGTGGGCGCCTACCGCCGCACCATGCGCCTGCTGGCCAAGCTGCCCGCACTGGACGCGTGGAACGCCATCGCCGACGAGGAACTGGTCTCCCACACCGACGCGCACGACCTGGTGGGCACCCTGGAGCGGGTCGCCGAGAAGGCCCGCGCCAACACCAGCGGCCGGTTCGCCGCCAAGTCGACCGAGCGCACCGAGGACGGCGGGCGCCGCTTCGTGGACGCGCCGCCCGTGCTGCGCCGGATCCCGGACGCAGAGGCGGCCGCGGTGGCCGCCTCCCTGGAGCAGTACCTGGGCACGCTGCCGTCCGACCGGCACCCGCTGCTGGCCCGGCACGCGGTGCACGACGTGGCGTTCCGCGTCGTCGGCACGGGCAGCGTCGGCACCCGCTCGTACGTCGTGCTGCTGCTCGACCACCGGGGGGAGCCGCTCGTCCTCCAGGTCAAGGAGGCCCGCCCCTCCGCCCTGGTGCCGCACCTGCCCACCGCGGGCTTCGACGCCCCGCGGGCCGAGCACGAGGGCCGCCGCGTGGTCGAGGGCCAGAAGCGGATGCAGGTGATAAGTGACAGCCTGCTCGGCTGGACGACCGTCGACGGTCGGCCCTACCAGGTTCGGCAGTTCCGCAACCGCAAGGGCAGCGTGGACCCGGCGGCGCTTGCCGCCGACCAGGTCGACGACTACGCCAGGATGACCGGGGCGCTGCTGGCCCGCGCCCACTCCCACAGCGCCGACCCCCGCCTGATCGCCGGGTACTGCGGCAAGAACGACGAGCTGGACGAGGCCGTCGCCACGTTCGCCGTCGCCTATGCCGACCGGACGGAGGCGGACCACACGGACCTGGTCGGGGCCGTGCGCACGGGGCGGATCGCCGCGGAGATGGGGGTCTGA
- the paaD gene encoding 1,2-phenylacetyl-CoA epoxidase subunit PaaD, with translation MVTVTPLEAELLELAGSVPDPELPVLTLRELGVVRAVRAHGTDSVEVDLTPTYTGCPAVEVMSLDIERVLRDHGVREVTVRTVLAPAWSTDDITDEGRRKLREFGIAPPRAGVASGPVRVQLGPTRTGAGGPADEPEPVRCPHCGSAETELLSRFSSTACKALRRCLACREPFDHFKEL, from the coding sequence ATGGTGACGGTCACGCCCCTGGAGGCGGAGCTGCTGGAGCTGGCCGGCTCGGTCCCGGACCCCGAGCTGCCGGTGCTGACACTGCGCGAGCTGGGCGTGGTCCGCGCGGTGCGCGCGCACGGCACGGACAGCGTCGAGGTCGACCTGACGCCGACCTACACCGGCTGCCCGGCCGTCGAGGTGATGAGCCTCGACATAGAGCGCGTGCTGCGCGACCACGGCGTGCGCGAGGTGACGGTGCGCACGGTCCTCGCCCCCGCCTGGTCGACGGACGACATCACGGACGAAGGGCGCCGCAAGCTGCGCGAGTTCGGCATCGCCCCGCCGCGCGCGGGCGTCGCCTCGGGCCCGGTCCGGGTCCAGTTGGGCCCCACGCGGACCGGTGCGGGCGGACCGGCCGACGAGCCGGAGCCCGTCCGCTGCCCGCACTGCGGCTCCGCCGAGACCGAGCTGCTCAGCCGTTTCTCCTCCACCGCGTGCAAGGCGCTGCGCCGCTGCCTCGCCTGCCGTGAACCGTTCGACCACTTCAAGGAGTTGTGA
- the paaC gene encoding 1,2-phenylacetyl-CoA epoxidase subunit PaaC produces the protein MTTTPAAETVPTAAALALGDDALVLSHRLGEWAGHAPVLEEEVALANIALDLLGQARVLLSTAGDEDELAFRREERAFRNCQLVEQPNGDFAHTIARQLFFSTYQHLLHDRLASGDGPFAPLAGKAVKEAAYHRDHAEQWTLRLGDGTDESHSRTQRAVDALWRYTGELFQPVEGLDEVDWAGLERTWLELVTDVLGRATLTVPEGPRTGAWSAGAGRQGLHTEPFGRMLAEMQHLHRSHPGATW, from the coding sequence GTGACCACGACACCCGCCGCGGAGACCGTGCCCACGGCCGCCGCGCTCGCCCTCGGTGACGACGCCCTGGTGCTCTCCCACCGCCTCGGCGAATGGGCCGGGCACGCCCCCGTGCTGGAGGAGGAGGTCGCCCTCGCCAACATCGCGCTCGACCTGCTCGGCCAGGCCCGGGTGCTGCTGTCGACGGCAGGCGACGAGGACGAGCTGGCCTTCCGGCGCGAGGAGCGGGCCTTCCGCAACTGCCAGCTGGTCGAGCAGCCCAACGGCGACTTCGCCCACACCATCGCCCGCCAGCTGTTCTTCTCCACCTACCAGCACCTCCTGCACGACCGGCTGGCCTCCGGCGACGGCCCGTTCGCCCCGCTGGCCGGCAAGGCCGTCAAGGAGGCCGCCTACCACCGCGACCACGCCGAGCAGTGGACCCTGCGGCTCGGTGACGGCACGGACGAGAGCCACAGCCGGACGCAGCGGGCCGTGGACGCGCTGTGGCGCTACACCGGCGAGCTGTTCCAGCCCGTCGAGGGCCTCGACGAGGTCGACTGGGCCGGCCTGGAGCGCACCTGGCTGGAGCTGGTCACGGACGTGCTGGGCCGTGCCACCCTCACGGTGCCCGAAGGCCCCCGTACCGGGGCGTGGTCGGCCGGAGCGGGCCGCCAGGGCCTGCACACCGAGCCCTTCGGCCGGATGCTCGCCGAGATGCAGCACCTGCACCGCAGCCACCCGGGGGCGACATGGTGA
- a CDS encoding HTTM domain-containing protein encodes MNRVSLAVSRAIARVTDSPLGPHQTAVLRIGLALTWLLFLLREYPHRQELYGPDGPWDWDLAAQLVSTNQAFTVLLWSDSRLWFEAVYALAVLAGLLLLLGWRTRTMSVLFMVGVLALQNRSVFMGDGGDNVLHIMAIYLVFTRCGRVWSLDARRARRADEARARGELPRDRVGPALWAVLGSVLLLAFLAGRTDGDWFIPAVLWGVWLALAVWWLVGRLARSGQPRILLDVVANVVHNGALLVIMAEACLIYATAGWYKVQGSRWQDGTAVHYPLHLEYFSPWQGLADLLSANGTMVMLVTYVTVVVQVAFPFTLFNRRVKNVLLTFMIMEHAVIAVVLGLPFFSLAMIAADAVFLPTSFLRRIGALAARAQGRLRSPASRSPAPPPRRPAGLPPGGPAGPAPVTGGVPGART; translated from the coding sequence GTGAACCGTGTCTCGCTGGCGGTGTCCCGGGCGATCGCCCGCGTCACCGACTCCCCGCTCGGCCCGCACCAGACGGCGGTGCTCCGCATCGGACTCGCCCTCACCTGGCTGCTGTTCCTGCTGCGCGAATACCCCCACCGTCAGGAGCTCTACGGCCCCGACGGCCCGTGGGACTGGGACCTCGCCGCACAGCTGGTGTCGACGAACCAGGCGTTCACCGTGCTGCTCTGGTCGGACAGCCGGCTCTGGTTCGAGGCGGTCTACGCCCTGGCCGTGCTGGCCGGCCTGCTGCTGCTGCTCGGCTGGCGCACCCGCACCATGTCGGTGCTGTTCATGGTGGGTGTCCTGGCGCTGCAGAACCGCAGCGTCTTCATGGGCGACGGCGGCGACAACGTCCTGCACATCATGGCGATCTACCTGGTCTTCACCCGGTGCGGCCGGGTGTGGTCCCTGGACGCGCGCCGGGCGCGCCGGGCCGACGAGGCACGCGCACGGGGGGAGCTGCCGCGCGACCGGGTGGGACCGGCATTGTGGGCGGTGCTCGGCTCCGTGCTGCTCCTGGCGTTCCTGGCGGGCCGGACGGACGGTGACTGGTTCATACCGGCGGTGCTGTGGGGCGTGTGGCTCGCGCTCGCGGTGTGGTGGCTGGTCGGGCGCCTGGCGAGGAGCGGGCAGCCGCGGATCCTGCTGGACGTCGTCGCGAACGTCGTCCACAACGGCGCGCTGCTGGTGATCATGGCGGAGGCCTGCCTGATCTACGCCACGGCCGGCTGGTACAAGGTCCAGGGTTCGCGCTGGCAGGACGGCACCGCGGTCCACTACCCGCTGCACCTGGAGTACTTCTCCCCCTGGCAGGGACTGGCCGACCTGCTCTCCGCCAACGGCACCATGGTGATGCTGGTGACATATGTGACCGTCGTCGTGCAGGTCGCCTTCCCGTTCACGCTGTTCAACCGGCGGGTCAAGAACGTCCTGCTGACCTTCATGATCATGGAGCACGCGGTGATCGCCGTGGTGCTCGGGCTGCCCTTCTTCTCGCTGGCGATGATCGCGGCCGACGCGGTCTTCCTGCCCACGTCCTTCCTGCGCCGGATCGGCGCTCTGGCGGCACGCGCCCAGGGGCGGCTGCGCTCGCCCGCGTCCAGGTCACCGGCCCCGCCGCCGCGGCGCCCGGCCGGCCTTCCCCCCGGAGGCCCGGCGGGGCCCGCCCCGGTGACGGGCGGCGTACCGGGAGCGCGCACGTAG
- a CDS encoding TrmH family RNA methyltransferase, producing MTDAAHDPAAASPDPVAAWRRAAPDAVLLDGFHALKHAVRFGAEVLTALTADRAGALTLADELAEDVRDAMAALLTEVPYGTYASLVPRPHPTALAALAVRPGRADNLARLAHAPRTAPVVVLDQPRNLGNAGAVVRLAAGFGATGVVTTGTLDPWHPTVVRGGAGLHFATAVERLTVDELPPGPVFALDPEGEDIRSLKLPDDALLAFGSERSGLSPELRARADHLVALPMRPQVSSYNLATSVAMTLYHWSAAGGAPS from the coding sequence ATGACCGACGCCGCCCACGACCCCGCCGCCGCGTCCCCGGACCCGGTGGCCGCATGGCGCCGTGCCGCCCCGGACGCGGTACTGCTCGACGGGTTCCACGCCCTCAAGCACGCCGTGCGCTTCGGCGCCGAGGTGCTCACCGCGCTCACCGCCGACCGGGCCGGCGCGCTGACGCTCGCCGACGAACTGGCCGAGGACGTGCGGGACGCGATGGCGGCGCTGCTGACGGAGGTGCCGTACGGGACGTACGCCTCGCTGGTGCCGCGTCCGCACCCGACCGCCCTGGCCGCCCTGGCCGTACGGCCCGGCCGCGCGGACAACCTGGCGAGGCTGGCGCACGCCCCGCGCACCGCTCCGGTGGTGGTCCTGGACCAGCCGCGCAATCTCGGCAATGCGGGGGCGGTGGTCCGGCTGGCCGCCGGATTCGGGGCGACCGGAGTCGTCACCACCGGCACGCTCGACCCCTGGCACCCCACCGTGGTGCGCGGCGGGGCGGGACTGCACTTCGCCACCGCCGTGGAACGGCTGACCGTGGACGAGCTGCCGCCCGGACCGGTCTTCGCGCTGGACCCGGAGGGCGAGGACATCCGCTCCCTGAAGCTGCCGGACGACGCCCTGCTCGCGTTCGGCTCCGAGCGCAGCGGCCTCTCGCCGGAGCTGCGCGCGCGGGCCGACCATCTGGTGGCGCTGCCGATGCGCCCCCAGGTCTCCAGCTACAACCTCGCGACCAGTGTGGCCATGACGCTGTACCACTGGAGCGCCGCCGGGGGCGCACCCTCCTGA
- the paaA gene encoding 1,2-phenylacetyl-CoA epoxidase subunit PaaA, protein MATAAARDTAGSPTAQEAPAGLGDPAEFQRAFDAAVAADERIEPRDWMPDAYRATLVRQIAQHAHSEIIGMQPEANWITRAPSLRRKAILMAKVQDEAGHGLYLYSAAETLGVGRDELLDKLHSGRQKYSSIFNYPTLTWADVGAIGWLVDGAAITNQVPLCRCSYGPYARAMVRVCKEESFHQRQGYELLLALSKGTPEQHAMAQDAVDRWWWPSLMMFGPPDDESQHSAQSMAWKIKRHSNDELRQRFVDICVPQAESLGLTLPDPDLRWNEERGHYDFGAIDWSEFWEVLKGNGPCNEERLSRRRKAHEEGAWVREAAAAHAAKHRNDETGATRA, encoded by the coding sequence ATGGCGACAGCAGCCGCCCGCGATACGGCCGGCAGTCCGACGGCGCAAGAGGCACCGGCGGGCCTCGGCGACCCCGCCGAGTTCCAGCGCGCCTTCGACGCGGCGGTCGCCGCCGACGAGCGGATCGAGCCGCGCGACTGGATGCCGGACGCCTACCGCGCCACGCTCGTCCGGCAGATCGCCCAGCACGCCCACTCCGAGATCATCGGCATGCAGCCGGAGGCGAACTGGATCACGCGCGCGCCCTCCCTGCGCCGCAAGGCCATCCTCATGGCGAAGGTGCAGGACGAGGCCGGGCACGGCCTGTACCTGTACAGCGCCGCCGAGACCCTCGGCGTCGGCCGTGACGAGCTGCTCGACAAACTGCACTCGGGCCGCCAGAAGTACTCCTCGATCTTCAACTACCCGACGCTGACCTGGGCCGACGTGGGCGCCATCGGCTGGCTGGTGGACGGCGCCGCGATCACCAACCAGGTCCCCCTCTGCCGCTGCTCCTACGGTCCGTACGCCCGCGCGATGGTCCGCGTCTGCAAGGAGGAGTCGTTCCACCAGCGCCAGGGCTACGAGCTGCTGCTGGCCCTCAGCAAGGGCACCCCTGAGCAGCACGCGATGGCGCAGGACGCGGTGGACCGCTGGTGGTGGCCGTCGCTGATGATGTTCGGCCCGCCCGACGACGAGTCCCAGCACTCGGCGCAGTCGATGGCCTGGAAGATCAAGCGGCACTCCAACGACGAGCTGCGACAGCGCTTCGTGGACATCTGCGTGCCGCAGGCGGAGTCGCTCGGCCTCACCCTCCCCGACCCTGACCTGCGGTGGAACGAGGAGCGGGGGCACTACGACTTCGGCGCGATCGACTGGTCGGAGTTCTGGGAGGTCCTCAAGGGCAACGGCCCGTGCAACGAGGAGCGGCTGTCCCGGCGCAGGAAGGCCCACGAGGAGGGCGCCTGGGTCCGGGAGGCGGCAGCGGCCCACGCGGCCAAGCACAGGAACGACGAGACGGGAGCTACGCGCGCATGA
- the paaB gene encoding 1,2-phenylacetyl-CoA epoxidase subunit PaaB: MTHTDWPLWEVFVRSRRGLSHTHAGSLHAPDAELALRNARDLYTRRGEGISIWVVPSSAVTASSPDEKDPFFEPAADKPYRHPTFYEIPEGVQHL; the protein is encoded by the coding sequence ATGACCCACACCGACTGGCCGCTGTGGGAGGTCTTCGTGCGCTCGCGCCGGGGACTGTCCCACACCCACGCCGGCAGCCTGCACGCACCGGACGCGGAGCTCGCCCTGCGCAACGCGCGCGATCTGTACACCCGCCGCGGCGAGGGCATCTCCATCTGGGTCGTGCCGTCCTCCGCCGTCACCGCGTCCTCGCCCGACGAGAAGGACCCCTTCTTCGAGCCCGCCGCCGACAAGCCCTACCGGCACCCCACGTTCTACGAGATCCCCGAGGGGGTGCAGCACCTGTGA